The following is a genomic window from Fundulus heteroclitus isolate FHET01 chromosome 16, MU-UCD_Fhet_4.1, whole genome shotgun sequence.
TCAGctgaaaatattgaaattaaagCACTTCCTGCTCCGTTCATTCAGAGGTTTAACACTCATTTATTTACTTAGTACACAGTGTCTCCTCGATCGTGTTGTAATTTATGTCTTAGATTTGAACatctttaatatttaaacaagctaaaaggaagaaaatgttgtaaatgaggattttattaaatgttttccctATATTATTAAAACTTCTCCAGCTCAGAATGAGGAGAAGAAAACCCTCCAAACCATATTTAGTGGAATATACAATGCATGTGTGGACAACATGAAGACAGGGATAAACATGTGGTAACTTAGTAATTACAAAGACAAGAAAGCTATTCACCTGATTCATTCAGAAATTCAACattgacaggttttttttttgttctaatatTTCTTTTGAGCGTGGATGCCTGTATTTCTATTGCATTAgatttaataaatgtataaaaaataaaatagtaatgCAGTCTTTAGCAGCTTTTCTCATGATGAATTAATTGTGATATGATTGAAAGATAAGTTAAATATTCATTTGGGCCAAAAGAAAAATGGTACAGGTTTAAAATCCTGACCTACAGTGATGTGGTATTTATGATCAGTGGTATTAAAGATCATTGATTtgatgagaaaatgtttatttattagtttacGTGATATTTGAGGCTCGAGACTTGACATGGAATTGAAAAAATTACTTGTGAACATTTTGCATTTAGGAGCTTTATTTCACTGAAACCTGGGTGAAATTCTTTATCGTATCCTGTTTTTGGACACGTGGAatcattaattcattaatttgGCAATAGAAGCTgttcaagtttatttatagagcTCATTTCAAATGACAGTTGCAGGCTCAACATGCTGAGAAGGACATTAAATGAAAACTACCAACAGGACACATTAAAAGCTCAATTCAagcaaaaaaaagcaagtaTGTAGAGATTAAGGCTGCACGCAGAAGTAAGATCGCTTTAAATCAGGAAGTGAACAAAGTTAAAATAGCTAAATAACAAACGGTTAAAAACAAGATGCATGGGGCTGAATGAAAGCTTCAGAGAATAAGTATATTAAAGTAAAAACTGATCTGAGATGTTGTGAAAGACCTCATGAGGAGAGGACCGGGGTGACTGAAAGAAAAAAGCTgattctgtaatgttctgttttgtgttattatttGGTCAGTGTTATTTTCCTGCCTCTtgggttatttgtgttctaggttCGTGAGTCCTGTTTAGCCGGttcattattttgttatctgttttctgttttagttcTGCGCTTTGTTCTCATTGTTGTCCTTGGACTctgggttttttccccccagctcCTGTCAGTTCTGTATTGCTTCCACCTCTGGTTAATTAGGTTCAATTCCGTTCACCTGTTATCcttctatttaagcctcactccctcctcagTTAGTGTCGGGTCGTCACATTTACATACCCATGCTCTGTTGCTCGTTGTCTGCACTCTGCCTCGGTAAGAGCCCTACACCTTaagtctgtttttgatttacctgtttctgtttatccTGCCCAGTTTGTTCGCCTGTTCCCGTCAGTTGTTTTTGGATGTCTGCCTTTTTTTGGATCCTTTTTCTGTTCATCATTCCCTCAATAAATCCCTTCAAATGAATTTCTGTTTCGGATGATTATCGGGTTCAGTCCCACACCATTCATTACAGATTATGGGTATAACAAGAAAACACCAGAAGACCTTAAAGGCCAGTAATCTATGAGCTTCTCAGAAACAAGGGGCCAGGCCATTTAAAGCgttaaaaacaggattttaaaattatctATTTAACTGGAAGCCAGTCCAGAGATCTTAAGAGAGGAGTGAAGGTTTTCTCTTCTAAGGATACGCTCATCTAGAGCCTATCTAGAGGTCCAGGCCTCTAGAGACAGAAGCTTGGGACTTTTGATTTTAGGTAAAAGCCTAGCTGCAGgattttggatcagctgcagtttattGAGGGACTGTTTTGATGATTCAGCAAGGAGTTCACAACAGAAGTCTAATTTTAGTGTCCCTGATTCAGGTTGTGACAAAagggctatatatatatatatatatatatatatatgttatacagattggtcaaatgtcctatataagggaactaGTTGATTGcctacaagcagcattcactcctggagaagtgtagagctacagggacagtcgtctgcattgttgatggctttgcagcaatccctcatactgagcatgcatgaagcgacagtggagaggaaaactcccctttaacagggaggagaacctccagcagaaccagaaccaggctcagtgtgaacgctcatctgcctcgacccactggggcttagagaagagaAGGATATTTACTGAAACTTTTTGAACTTACTGATAAACagtgaataaatatatttattgtgggtttaaaattaagtttaaaagAGAACTTGTTTAACGCAACCTTCATATGATGAtgataagttgtttttattgcgtatgactcctttttttttttatgcagcacGTCATCAGAACTGCTGTAAGCGGCGTTTTGTCAGCCGTGTGTCAGAGCAGAGGCGTCTGCCCTCTTTTCCTCTCTGACTTCTGAGTCTGTTTCCTGTAGAGCCGGCAGTCGCTCTGCACAACAACATGGCTATAAGCAGAAAAGACAGCTTCCTCTGGGGCAAAGGTACGCTTatgatttaaacttttaaaagttaaggtcgttaaaatctgttttctgaGGTGATTTAGGgagttctttttacttttttctaagATGTTGTCTGCATCTCATTGATTGTTGTTCTTGCAGATGATGTTTGAGCTGTAGTTAGGGAAAGATATCTGTGAATGtcattttaagtttattttagcCTTCAGACCTTTTTGAGCACGATAACGGTCGGATCCATCCACAAAGGTGGATGAATGCTGCTCATCCTCTCTGCCTCGTTAAAGGCAGGTTTCTAATTTCAGCCTTTTCCATTGACCGCCTCGCTGGCTGCTGAGCGATAAAGCCGGGTTGCAAACTGGTTTCTGAGAACAGGCGTGGGTGTGAGGAAGGTTGTTGAACATGCACTAAATACTTGATAAATCTGTTGATGTTGTGTGTGGCACCACAGCTCCGCCGCGACCGCTGGCTGAGAGGAGGCAGAGCGACAGGAGCTACAAATCCGAGCTCGTCGATGACATTCAGGTACTGAATCTTCTCCCCCACCAAGGTCTTTCACTGAAATACCTCGTTATCCTCCTGCACACACCCACGGCTCAGAGCACAAGCATaatgaggaaataaaataagtcatttttatttctttgattgAGATACAAAAAGATCTGAAGGTTATGTTATGAAAGCCTCGGACAAACCGGCCCTGAGTCACAGCCTCTGCAGTGTGAAGTGAAGCGGAGACCAAACCTTTGTCCCTCTGTGAACCTCTCTGTCGCCTCCCTGTTTCTCACagaagctaaaactggagaTGCACAACGGCACGCCTGATTGCAGCAACCCTGACCTGAAGCGCCACAGGTGAGGATGAGCACAGTCTCACACCAGCTCCGGCCTCGCTTCGCTTTCAGAACAGGGCTGTCCTTCCAATCATCTCCCTGCGTCACACGATGACGTTGGactttttctcaaaaatgtgtcGGTTTTAACCAGTTTTTGATTTGCAAACTAAACCAGGCTTTTGAACACTTCCTTTTCTATGCAAAGGGGCAGTTTTTGCTCCCCAGAACAAGAACATTAAAGCATAAAAAGAAGTATTGAATGaaattagtaaaaaacaaatacctTCTGTTTTCAGTCTCTTAATGAAACCGTCCAACGTTTTTAAAGCGAAAGCTCAAGGttatattttaatgtattaaaacaCCTTTGATCTGTCCTCAGTTTAGCCACAGCTGAAGAAACATCTTTTCAGGCTGTTCTCAGGCTAATTGTATTTAGCAGCTTGACCctatttttttacttcctcttgctTTTGTTCGTGCATTCAGAGCTGACAGTAAACCCTGCGCAGGCTTCAATGCTGCAGTTAGCGGTCTCACTGCTACGCCTACCACAGTTTCTTATTCCAACCCAACAAAACCCCCCCCCAGCCTTACAAAATAGGCCTCAAATTATTCAGAAAACGAAAGAGTGTGATTGTCCAACCAGCAGGcgaatttaattattttgacgGCTTATAAATAAGCGCAACATGCCGAACTTAGCATGGTTTAAACAGGGAGTGCAtaagtttgcattttttaaaaccacataTAATGAACCGATATGTATGTTTTCACATTAATTCACAGAGATGAGAAACTGTAGTtaacatctattttttttgATATTCGCAGCTACTAAGATGTTTcgttaaaacaaataaatgttttttaacttgTTCATTAACGTTGTTTCTATCTGTGGTTGCAGCAAAAGTGTGAGGAACAGGAAATTTGTGCGAGGGAAAAAGAAGTTCAACATGGACCCAAAAGTGGTGAGTTTCTGTGTGATTTTCTCTGTGCTTCCATGATTCTGGACGTCCTAACGTGAACAAAGTGtcacatttctgtgttaaagGTCCTTTTTAAATTGCTATTGAGTAATAATCTAATTTTGGGATGGGAGTCACTCATCAGGGACATAAACCTCAGCCTCCAGTCAGTCTACTAAGCAACAAGGGTGACGCTGAAATGGTCATTCAGGTTGGGGAATTGAACATTCATGAAAGAAAATTGCGTAATCTGGTTTCGTCATGATCAATGCTTCTCACTTCCACggttaaaatgaaacaaaaaatggaTTTCCGCTTTTCCCTCCCTTGAATTTGTTCGGATTCGATGGGCTTCCATCAAGTTGAAGGCAGCAGCTCGCGCTCTGGATGCAGGTTGGAGAGAAGTTTGAGCTGAAGTGCAAACAATGCGCGGGCAGAGCGTGAGCAATAACGAGAAAAACCACATCCTGTTCCCTAAAGCGACACAGAGGCGTCGCTTCGAGAGTAAAAACCAGATCCCTCGCTCTGCGACCGCTCTGCGCTCAAGTCTGAGAAGGGGTGGGCGGATGAGAGGCCGAAAGACTTTCTGCACCGAGTGTCATTAAGCGTGGTTAATTTGGAGAACTGAGCGGCGTGAGTTCACTCTCTGGTTTGAGGGTCACGGTCTGAAGCTCTCGTTCCAATAAAGCAATGAGAGAACCAAAGATTCACTTTGCCCTTCTCCTCAAAGGTGCTTCTGACTAATAACAGCAGTGACTCAGAAGGTGAAGAAGGGAACCTTCTGAGGTGTGAGATATGACTGGCAGAGACTTGGCAGGGATGCTAGTGACATGAACAGCAGATCTGGTCAACTTGCATGTAACTTCTGATCTACAGATTCtacttttatttcaaaacagagtcagactttaatcatctatgcattctttgcactgttctttgCACAAGTCACCATCACTTCACTTGGATCCTCAAGGTGAAGTGAAATGACTATTGTGAGATGGTATTACCTTGTTtggaatgttgtaaaaattatatatatagcaatgtaacaaaagtaatttccccctgggatcattaaagtatgtctgattgtGATTCTGATCAGAGGAAAACATGATAATGGTTCTTCTCCTCCGCTCTCTTCCTGCAGGGCGTGCGTTACCTGATTGAACACGGCTTCCTTGAATGGCGAGCAGAGTCGGTGGCAGAGTTTCTCTACAAGGAGGAGGGCCTGAATAAGACCGCCATAGGCATCTTCCTGGGAGAAAGGTAGCCGCTTATGGTCCAAAGAAGggtttaaaattaacattttagtCTGCCTAGAAATGTAGTTTCATCCGGCAAACACTAAATATTTCACTAAATAGAGACGATCATGATGTAGTTGTCAGGTTGGCAACTTAAAGAATGAAAAAGAGTTGTGTTTGGGTGTCAGGGGTCATTTTAACTTATAAGAATAGAcctaagtaaaataaataatgccttttaaatgaaacaaaattattaaaatacaaattaaataatttatgaaggTTAAgtgcattttaataaataaattcaatataaaattaattataaaaatgAGGCAAAGtgtgtagaaataaataaaacaaattaacaaataatgaaacaaaatattaagtaaaatgaaataaaaggaaaataaatacaaaacctaaacaaaacaatcaaataatGTACACAATACACAATATAACTCCTTGTTTATATTTTGAGATTTTGACTCTGCTCCATCATAAACATCACCCAAGTTTGTTTGAATTCATGctgcaaaacagaaaatcacatatcttcaatttcttttatttatatatatatatagatagatagatagatagagatatatattataatatagaGCAGAAAAGGCTTCTTCGACAAATTGTCCAATGTTAAATACACAGTTATATGAGAATGAGACTTATTAGCATTGTTTATGTTATCCACATCAGGATATTTGATTTCCTATTTAAGTTGGAGGCATTGGCAGCAGCAGATCAGTATCTCATCATtacatttttgatatttttactaCCCTACCCTAAAGGCACTAATGGGAGGAAGGGAACATTTGGGAGAGAACCACAAAGTGGAGTGACTCTGGTGGCGTTTGGTCTGGAACTATCCTTAAATTTTGGTCCTTTTAGTTTGAAGTACTGTCAGTAATTTATTCCTTAACTTTcatctgattatttttatttttattaaatcctaaaataatgaacatttgaatgaaatgtttgttttttgattaaGGAAAAAGAACAGGTTTGTTCTGCAGAGCCAGTCAATAGGTTTGGGGGCAGAAATCTGTCCTCCCACTTCATCTGGAAGCGTCTCTGCCTTATTCTGTTAcgagtttgtgtgttttctcttCTCCCTGTAGTTTATCTGATCTTTTCTTAAATGTCACACAGGGAGGATATGCATCTACAAACTTTGAAAGTCTTTGTGGGCCTGCATGAGTTCTCCGACTTGAATCTAGTCCAGGCGCTGAGGTTTGTGACATTCACGTTGAAATGTTGATACAGttgcatctttattttattgtattgtaattctctcttcttttttttttaccagcattTGCTTTTCTTTAGATGCCtgttttttaatatgtttttaaatgtgttcccTGGCAGGCAGTTTCTGTGGAGTTTTCGCCTCCCAGGCGAAGCCCAGAAGATTGACAGGATGATGGAGGCATTTGCAACTCGCTACTGTGACTGTAACCCAGGGGTGTTCCAATCCACGGGTAAGAGgcacattaaattaaaaacattcccTCTTCTTTGATTATTCCATATCTACAAGTAAACTTTACAGCACTATGAAATACAGAGAATAACTCATCGCTCTTTCTCCAAGCGGAGCTAATTGATTCCTTTCCAAAATTGCTTTGGCTCTTGCTGCATTTGCAGAAAGCCATTATTTTTAATGGGCGCGCTCGGCTCTGCAGCTGAGGCAGAGATAACAATCCTCGGATGAGAGAAAGCTAAGCTGTGGTTTTCTGTTACAGACACCTGCTACATCCTGTCTTTTGCCATCATCATGCTCAACACCAGTCTGCACAACCCCAACGTGAAAGACAAGCCGAGCCTGCAGCGGTTCGTCTCCATGAACAGAGGCATCAACAACGGCGAGGACCTGCCCACCGAGCTGCTCACGGTCGGTTtcatcgttttttttgttttttctgactgCATCAGGTTAAACTGTTTGGCTCCGCCTCCTTTTTCAAGTCACAGTGGAATCAACaacaaattaaagcaaataGGAAAAGAGCAAAAACCTTTCTTCTTAATTTGAATCCTCCCTGTAGGGGGTGCTACAGCAGATCTTAATCTTTTGACCTCCTCTACCGCACCAACTTCCTGCACGCCCTCCTCCACTTGCTCTGCGGTCTTTGTACAGATCAGAGTGTCATCTGCAAAGAGTTTTACTGTCATTCTATACAGATACATTCCTGTCCCTGCATTACTCTGACACCCTTAACTAAATTCAGACGCCACCTAATTAGTTactagagtccacctgtgtttaAGTTAACTTCAGTATCAGTCCAGATCTTCTGTTtgtggcctcagaggtttgctagatttgaacagcatcatgaagaccaagaaccCAGcggacacactgcaaaaactgaatcttaaaataagtaaaatgttcttaaagttagtgtatttgtccttgatttgagcaggtaaataagattatctgccaactgaatcagtattttgaccccctaaaataagataattagacatcctgcacttgaagtaagacgatggagatgagttgttcctattttaagtgcaaaaatcttatttcattggcaaatcatcttatttacctgctcaaatcaaggacaaatgcactaattttaagaagattttacttattttaagttccgtttttgcagtgcaggtcaGGGGATAAAGTTGCAGAGAAGTTTAAAGGAGGGTTTGGTTATAAAACTAACTCATAAGCTTTCAACATCTCAGAGCACTATCAGGTATCTTAGCTCTCAGATAAGATCAAAACTGAACACTTCTTAATGTTTAAATATGGCTGTGCCGGTATCATGCTGTGACAGGACTGATGTTGGCATTTATTCTCCATCATATCTGACTGAGCATTGAAGTCAGGATGTTTACGGCGTAATACAAAAAGCATCAATTTAAAGACAATACATATGCatcccacacttttcagattttcactATAACCCATCCTTTATTTCCCCCTTCAGAAACTGTACGCAAGCATCCGCAGCGAGCCTTTCAAAATCCCAGAGGACGACGGGAACGACCTCACTCTCACCTTCTTCAATCCGGACCGAGAGGGCTGGCTCCTGAAAATGGGTGAGACCCCGATGTTAACGGCATGCAGCGAAGGCCGAGCCAATCGTCTTGTTTCAAAGCGCCTCCTCGCTTGACCCTGTTTCAAAgcgtttttttgttcttgttaaaGGCGGCCGAGTCAAAACGTGGAAGAGACGATGGTTCATTCTGACAGATAGCTGCCTGTACTACTTCCAGTACACCACAGTAAGTTTATTCAGCCAAACCTGCGACGTCGAACATCCTCCGTCTTTATCTGACATCTTCCGTTTTTTCCTCCAGGATAAAGACCCGATCGGCATCATCCCTCTGGAGAACCTTTGTGTCAGGAAGCTGCAAGATGCAAGCAAACCGGTAAAGGATCTTTCAGTTTCGCACCTCGACAATCTGCTGCAATACTACTCCAGTGACTCACACAATAGCTGCTAaatttctcacacacacacatgccccAAACAGTGAGTCACAAGCTGTCAAGTGAACACCAAGACATTTCCACTTTGTAATTGTgctccttgtgtgtgtgtttttttttaacagtactGTCTGGAGTTGTATAACCCCAAAGGACAGAAGATTAAGGCCTGCAAGACGGAGAACAAAGGCAGAGTGGTGCAGGGAAAACACCAGTCGTATAAGCTGAACGCAGCCAGCGTGGAAGAAAGGGACGACTGGATAGACGCCATCAGGTGAGAGAAAGTTTAGCCGTGACGCGTGAAGCAAAGCTTACGCTGTCAGCTTCTCTTAGCTGGACACAGACTAGGGTCAAAATGTAACTGCCCCCCTTACAAAGTTCTTCTCGCTTATTAGTCGTCCTTTAACGTTCCGGATTATTTTAATACTGATGAAAAAACACACGGATTAATTATAAAAGCATTTAgaacagcatttagaaattaacCTGTGTGGAAAATTGTTGTTAAATCATAAATTAACTGCATcgaattgaatttttttttggtcgAACTTTACAAGCCAAATTTAATTACTGCCCAATTACTGCCGGATCTGTAGCACCAAGAAATCCTCACTGCATTAGGACCTGACTGACATCCTGAAGTAGGCCAAAAGCAACATGTACGGTCCGGATCCAGAGAAACGATGCTTTAGCATTAAGGTCTGTCAGTCTGGGGAggattacaaagccatttctgaggctttgggacacacataaaacaacattttagctcttaaacacggtggtggcagtgtgatggtctgggactGATTTCCTTCATGGCCAGCACCTCGGCAAGATGCAGGAAGTGAAACTCGGTTATGAATCCTTATGCCAATGTCCAGACATCAGGTCCCAACTTGAAGCTCAAGCAAACTTGGGTTATAGAGCAGGAACCAGAGGAATCCACATCTGAATGAGTTGGAATAAATAGAGTGGAATAGTCCAAGTCTGGACTTAGATTAAACAGGCTGTCCATGCTGGAAAAATCCCCactgtggctgaattaaaacaattctgtaaAGTAGAGCAGGCCAACATTTCTGAGGTTTTCACAAACCTTTGAAGGCCAGTTGGTCCCTCtgatgtttaataaatataCAGGCTAATCATTATTTCACTAAGGGCCATGTTGGTTTGGAGATTAGACTTTCTCctccttaataaatgaaatgatcGTTTGAAAATTGCTTCCTGTAATCAAAATGTGTTAAGTGATCTTTAACAAGTTACTAAATACTTCTACACTGCACCTTTCCCTATAACAAAGAAAATGCTGACTGGCAAATTATAACATTGACATTCCTTAAAGCTTTCAACTAATCCACATTTCACTTCCCAGGGCGAGCATCACCAAGGATCCGTTTTACGACCTGGTCTGGATGCGGAAGAGGAAGGTCATCAGCAACACTTCCTCGTAGGAGTGAAACTGCAGACAGCAGAGGATCCTCAAGCATCACAACCACCCAAGGCTGCTCCgacaagaaaacatgcaaagttTCACGGAAATGAGCTAATTTGGACGTCGCACTTGAAGTGGCAAAGAGGAACAGTGAACTATGCGACTTGCAGTGTTAAAGGTTTCATATCGCTTCTGCAAACTGCAAGCATTGCTGCTCTGGCTTCAAAAAATGACGATTCTTGGAAGAAGGGCAGAAGTACAGTTAAGGACTCAACAGCAATTAGTAGTGCTTCATTCAACTTGTTTCACAAAGAGATTAATGATGAAGCAACTGACACAAAGCAAAGACAAGGATATAAAAACAGAGAATGCAGAGCAACCAAAAATAGAAGCTAAATTACCAAAGAGgcataaaaagataaaagcagGCATAATAAACTATGTAAAACGTGCAATGGGACCAAAGAAGAGTCAAGAAAGCATGCAGAATTTTCCCTCTAAAAAGAAAGAGATGCACAACGTTTTGCAAAGTTACCTGTGAAGGACACGCAGAATGACCACAAAGGGATTATTGAGGCA
Proteins encoded in this region:
- the LOC105938896 gene encoding cytohesin-4, whose amino-acid sequence is MAISRKDSFLWGKAPPRPLAERRQSDRSYKSELVDDIQKLKLEMHNGTPDCSNPDLKRHSKSVRNRKFVRGKKKFNMDPKVGVRYLIEHGFLEWRAESVAEFLYKEEGLNKTAIGIFLGEREDMHLQTLKVFVGLHEFSDLNLVQALRQFLWSFRLPGEAQKIDRMMEAFATRYCDCNPGVFQSTDTCYILSFAIIMLNTSLHNPNVKDKPSLQRFVSMNRGINNGEDLPTELLTKLYASIRSEPFKIPEDDGNDLTLTFFNPDREGWLLKMGGRVKTWKRRWFILTDSCLYYFQYTTDKDPIGIIPLENLCVRKLQDASKPYCLELYNPKGQKIKACKTENKGRVVQGKHQSYKLNAASVEERDDWIDAIRASITKDPFYDLVWMRKRKVISNTSS